A region of Anaerosalibacter sp. Marseille-P3206 DNA encodes the following proteins:
- the rsxE gene encoding electron transport complex subunit RsxE has product MKLSKVFKDGLFKDNPIFVQLVGMCSTLAVTTSVKNGLAMGIAVTVVLMGSNLVISLIRNIIPDKIRIPSFIVVIATFVTIIDMFMKAYSPELYSALGIFIPLIVVNCIIFARAEAFASKNGIVPSLVDGLGMGLGYTMALTILAVVRELFGAGTILGYQIMPEAYQPASIAIMPPGAFIILGILIGIFNKIRMNNEEKKKDEMKGKKTAVEA; this is encoded by the coding sequence TTGAAGTTATCTAAAGTATTTAAAGATGGGTTGTTTAAAGATAATCCAATATTTGTACAACTTGTTGGAATGTGTTCTACCCTTGCAGTAACAACATCAGTTAAAAATGGTTTGGCAATGGGAATTGCTGTAACAGTTGTATTAATGGGTTCGAATCTTGTAATATCACTTATTAGAAATATAATACCGGATAAAATTCGTATTCCGTCATTTATAGTCGTAATTGCTACATTTGTAACAATTATTGATATGTTTATGAAGGCTTATTCACCAGAGCTTTATAGTGCATTAGGAATATTTATTCCATTGATAGTAGTTAACTGTATAATATTTGCGAGAGCAGAAGCTTTTGCTTCAAAAAATGGAATAGTTCCATCTCTAGTAGATGGTTTGGGAATGGGACTAGGGTATACTATGGCATTAACTATATTAGCGGTTGTAAGAGAATTATTTGGTGCAGGGACTATTTTAGGTTATCAAATTATGCCTGAAGCATATCAACCAGCATCTATAGCTATAATGCCACCAGGAGCTTTTATTATTCTTGGAATTCTTATAGGTATATTTAATAAAATTAGAATGAATAATGAAGAAAAGAAAAAAGATGAAATGAAAGGTAAAAAAACTGCTGTTGAAGCTTAG
- the rsxA gene encoding electron transport complex subunit RsxA, translating into MSLFTILISTIFVNNYVFARFLGICPFLGVSKKTETAFGMGVAVTFVITLASVITWMIQKAILDKLGLEYLQTIVFILVIATLVQFVEMVMKKTSPTLYSALGVYLPLITTNCVVLGVAILNIQEGYNLIQTIVNSIGASVGFGLALVLMAGVREQLELSDIPKPLEGFPIALISAGLMSIAFLGFNGLV; encoded by the coding sequence ATGTCATTGTTTACGATTTTGATTAGTACTATATTTGTTAATAATTATGTTTTTGCTAGATTTTTAGGTATCTGTCCGTTTTTAGGAGTTTCAAAGAAGACAGAAACGGCATTTGGAATGGGAGTTGCTGTAACTTTTGTTATAACACTTGCTTCTGTTATAACTTGGATGATACAAAAAGCTATATTAGATAAATTAGGTCTTGAATATCTTCAAACCATTGTATTTATTTTAGTAATTGCTACATTAGTTCAATTTGTTGAGATGGTTATGAAAAAGACAAGTCCTACACTTTATAGTGCTCTTGGAGTATATTTACCTTTAATAACTACAAACTGTGTTGTATTAGGAGTTGCAATATTAAATATTCAAGAAGGATATAATTTAATCCAAACAATTGTTAACTCTATAGGAGCATCTGTAGGTTTTGGCCTAGCATTAGTATTGATGGCTGGAGTTAGAGAACAATTAGAACTTTCTGATATACCAAAACCATTAGAGGGTTTTCCAATTGCGCTTATTTCAGCAGGGCTAATGTCAATAGCATTTCTAGGATTTAATGGACTTGTATAG
- a CDS encoding RnfABCDGE type electron transport complex subunit B produces the protein MSIILYPLLVLGGLGLLFGIILSLASKAFAVETDPKVEEVRSVLPGANCGACGYPGCDGFASSVVEGKAPVNGCAVGGKAVAEKVAKIMGVGAGETEKKVAVVLCQGNNSKAVKKYKYIGIHDCKAANIVSGGDKACQYGCLGLGSCKDVCKFGAIEIVDGIAVIDPEKCTSCGQCIKACPKGIIQLVPYSQKLVVKCRSLEFGKPVKEKCSTGCIGCQMCVRACPAEPKAMQFENNVPHIDYEKCINCGLCAEKCPTGAIWSILEKKKVADK, from the coding sequence ATGAGTATAATATTATATCCATTATTAGTATTAGGAGGGTTAGGATTATTATTTGGTATAATTCTTTCATTAGCCTCAAAAGCTTTTGCAGTTGAAACAGACCCTAAGGTAGAAGAAGTAAGAAGTGTTCTTCCTGGAGCGAATTGTGGAGCCTGTGGATACCCAGGATGTGATGGATTTGCTTCTTCAGTTGTTGAAGGAAAAGCACCTGTAAATGGTTGTGCTGTAGGTGGAAAAGCGGTTGCTGAAAAAGTTGCAAAAATAATGGGCGTAGGAGCTGGGGAAACTGAAAAGAAAGTGGCTGTAGTATTATGTCAAGGTAATAATTCAAAAGCAGTTAAGAAATATAAATATATTGGAATTCATGATTGTAAGGCAGCAAATATAGTATCAGGTGGAGATAAAGCCTGTCAATATGGTTGTCTAGGTCTTGGAAGCTGTAAAGATGTTTGTAAATTTGGTGCTATAGAAATAGTAGATGGAATTGCTGTTATCGATCCAGAAAAATGTACTTCTTGTGGTCAATGTATAAAAGCATGTCCAAAGGGTATTATACAATTAGTGCCTTATTCTCAAAAATTGGTTGTAAAATGTAGAAGTTTAGAATTTGGTAAACCAGTAAAAGAAAAATGTAGTACTGGATGTATTGGATGTCAAATGTGCGTAAGAGCATGTCCTGCGGAACCAAAAGCTATGCAATTCGAAAATAATGTACCTCATATAGATTATGAGAAATGTATTAATTGTGGACTATGTGCTGAAAAATGTCCAACGGGTGCCATATGGTCTATTCTAGAAAAAAAGAAAGTAGCAGATAAATAA
- a CDS encoding NusG domain II-containing protein — MTKGDKYLIIFIIVISLLSLFYAKKAITRYDEKYILIQVDGKDYKKISFGPEVIGKKIPIKTEFGYNLIEIGDGKVRIIESDCPDKLGVKQGYISNPGEVIVCLPNRLVIEIKGDSIDEDLDYISH; from the coding sequence TTGACAAAAGGGGATAAATATTTAATAATTTTTATTATAGTAATTAGTTTATTGTCACTATTTTATGCAAAAAAAGCTATTACTAGATATGATGAAAAATATATACTTATTCAAGTAGATGGTAAAGACTATAAAAAAATATCTTTTGGGCCAGAAGTTATAGGAAAAAAGATACCAATAAAAACCGAATTCGGATATAATCTAATTGAAATAGGAGATGGAAAGGTAAGGATAATTGAATCAGATTGTCCAGATAAATTAGGTGTTAAACAAGGATATATATCTAATCCTGGAGAGGTTATAGTTTGTTTACCAAATAGATTAGTAATTGAAATTAAGGGAGATAGTATAGATGAGGATTTAGATTATATTAGTCATTAA
- a CDS encoding Gx transporter family protein, with the protein MKNLKKLIFLSLLVSLGLALSIIESFIPIPFIVPGAKLGLSNMVVLITLVVFGFKEALIVGILKSLVFTLATGSISSLFYSLSGSILSCITMFLVFKYFSNIFSLIGVSILGAVAHNTAQILVASLMMNNYKIFSYLPVLLLTSLFTGYFTGLASIFISKNLKKTFPKIYKTN; encoded by the coding sequence GTGAAAAATTTAAAAAAACTTATTTTTTTGTCCTTATTAGTTTCACTTGGACTTGCTTTAAGTATCATTGAATCTTTCATTCCAATCCCATTTATTGTTCCAGGAGCAAAATTAGGATTGTCAAATATGGTTGTTTTGATAACTCTTGTAGTTTTTGGATTCAAAGAAGCCTTAATTGTTGGAATACTTAAAAGCTTAGTTTTTACACTAGCTACAGGAAGTATTTCAAGTTTATTTTATAGTTTATCAGGCTCAATATTGAGCTGTATAACTATGTTTTTAGTGTTTAAATATTTTTCAAATATTTTTAGTTTGATTGGGGTTAGTATTTTGGGAGCAGTTGCTCATAACACTGCTCAAATATTAGTAGCTAGTCTGATGATGAATAATTATAAAATATTTTCTTATCTACCTGTTTTACTATTGACTAGTCTTTTCACTGGATATTTTACTGGATTAGCTTCAATATTTATTAGTAAAAATTTAAAAAAGACATTTCCTAAAATATACAAGACAAATTAG
- a CDS encoding Maf family protein has translation MKKIVLASSSPRRKELLDKYNLSYKIISSNIDEATHIGETPEQITMALAYEKALDVANKLNDNEIIIAADTVVCFDNTILGKPKDYMEAFNMLRMLSNHYHHVITGIAILKANTDIKIIDYEKTKVVFRQLTDKKIKNYLETLEYKDKAGAYAIQGKGEVLVKGIEGSYSNVVGLPITKLEMLLEKHFDMSLL, from the coding sequence ATGAAAAAAATAGTTCTTGCATCTTCTTCTCCTAGGAGAAAAGAGCTTTTAGATAAGTATAACTTAAGTTATAAAATTATATCAAGCAATATCGATGAAGCTACACATATTGGTGAAACACCAGAACAGATAACCATGGCGTTAGCTTACGAAAAAGCTTTAGATGTGGCAAATAAATTGAATGATAATGAAATAATAATTGCTGCAGACACTGTAGTATGTTTTGACAATACTATCTTGGGAAAACCAAAGGACTATATGGAAGCTTTTAATATGTTAAGAATGTTAAGTAATCACTATCATCATGTAATTACAGGAATAGCGATTTTAAAAGCAAACACAGATATTAAAATAATAGACTATGAAAAGACTAAAGTGGTTTTTAGACAGTTAACAGATAAAAAAATAAAAAATTATTTAGAGACATTAGAATACAAAGATAAAGCAGGAGCTTATGCTATTCAGGGAAAGGGAGAAGTGCTTGTAAAGGGAATAGAAGGCTCATATTCAAATGTAGTAGGACTACCTATTACTAAGCTTGAAATGCTTTTAGAAAAGCATTTTGATATGAGTCTATTATGA
- the radC gene encoding RadC family protein, producing the protein MGDNVDLNTSYTIKDMPLSERPREKLYKYGVKSLSNAELIAVIIRTGNREDTAIDLANRLLSMDSKGLGFLSDASFEELTSVKGIGKCKASQILSAIELGKRISTQRGEEKVKVTSPIDIVNLLMEEMRYLNKEHFNVAILDTKNQIISIEGISIGNLNSSIVHPREVFNAAIRRSANAIILIHNHPSGDPTPSREDINITNRIIEAGNIIGIKVLDHIIIGDNRYISFKERSII; encoded by the coding sequence ATGGGGGACAATGTAGATTTAAATACAAGCTACACTATAAAAGATATGCCATTAAGTGAAAGACCTAGAGAAAAACTTTATAAATATGGAGTTAAATCACTATCTAATGCAGAACTTATTGCAGTTATTATACGAACAGGCAATAGAGAAGATACTGCTATTGATTTAGCAAATAGACTTCTAAGTATGGATAGTAAAGGATTAGGATTTTTGTCTGATGCTTCTTTTGAAGAATTGACAAGTGTTAAAGGAATAGGTAAATGCAAAGCATCTCAGATTCTGTCTGCTATAGAACTTGGAAAAAGGATTAGTACTCAGCGTGGAGAAGAAAAAGTAAAAGTTACTTCTCCTATAGATATAGTTAATTTACTTATGGAAGAGATGAGGTATCTAAATAAAGAGCATTTTAATGTTGCTATATTAGATACTAAGAATCAAATAATAAGTATTGAGGGTATTTCTATTGGAAATTTAAACTCATCGATTGTTCATCCTAGGGAAGTATTCAATGCAGCCATTAGACGTAGTGCAAATGCAATTATACTTATTCACAATCATCCAAGTGGAGATCCTACACCGAGTAGGGAAGATATTAATATTACCAATAGAATAATTGAAGCTGGTAATATTATTGGCATTAAGGTATTAGATCACATCATTATAGGAGATAATAGATATATAAGTTTTAAAGAGAGAAGTATAATATAA
- a CDS encoding rod shape-determining protein — protein sequence MGLFNAFIKDMGIDLGTANTLVYIKGKSIVTREPSVVAIHANTNEVLAVGEEAKKMIGRTPGHIVAIRPLKDGVIADFDITQNMLKYFIKKANSQRSIFQPRVVVCVPSGVTEVEKRAVEEATIHAGARDAYLIEEPMAAAIGAGLPVHEATGSMIVDIGGGTTEVAVISLGGIVTSKSIRIGGDELDESIVSYIKKEYSLMIGERTAEEVKIVIGSADGGNKETKMQIRGRDLISGLPKTLEITSREIHEAMKEPISNIIDAIKFTLEKTPPELASDIMEQGIMLTGGGALLNGIDRLIKSETGMPVHIAEDPLDCVAIGTGRALDSIEVLKKTTVNYKRN from the coding sequence ATGGGATTATTTAATGCTTTTATTAAAGATATGGGTATTGATTTAGGTACAGCGAACACTTTAGTTTATATTAAGGGAAAGAGTATTGTAACTAGAGAACCTTCTGTAGTTGCAATACATGCCAATACAAATGAGGTTTTAGCCGTTGGTGAAGAAGCAAAGAAGATGATAGGAAGAACACCAGGACATATAGTAGCAATAAGACCGTTAAAAGATGGGGTTATTGCAGATTTCGATATAACTCAAAATATGTTGAAATATTTCATAAAAAAGGCAAATAGTCAACGTTCAATTTTTCAACCTAGAGTGGTAGTCTGTGTGCCATCTGGAGTAACAGAGGTTGAAAAGAGAGCTGTAGAGGAAGCTACAATACATGCAGGAGCTAGGGATGCATATCTTATTGAAGAACCAATGGCTGCAGCTATTGGTGCAGGATTACCAGTACATGAAGCAACAGGTAGTATGATAGTAGATATTGGAGGAGGAACTACAGAAGTTGCAGTTATATCTTTAGGTGGAATTGTAACTAGTAAATCTATCAGAATTGGTGGAGATGAACTTGATGAGTCTATTGTAAGTTATATTAAGAAAGAATATAGTCTTATGATAGGTGAAAGAACTGCTGAAGAAGTAAAAATAGTCATTGGTTCAGCAGATGGAGGCAATAAAGAAACAAAAATGCAAATAAGAGGAAGAGATTTAATCAGTGGTTTACCAAAAACTTTAGAGATTACATCTAGGGAAATTCATGAGGCAATGAAAGAACCAATATCAAATATCATTGATGCTATAAAATTCACCCTAGAAAAGACCCCACCAGAATTGGCATCAGATATTATGGAACAAGGAATCATGCTTACAGGTGGAGGAGCACTCTTGAATGGTATTGATAGACTTATTAAAAGTGAAACTGGAATGCCAGTTCATATTGCTGAAGATCCACTTGATTGTGTAGCAATAGGTACTGGAAGAGCTTTAGATAGTATAGAAGTGCTTAAAAAGACTACTGTAAATTATAAAAGAAATTAA
- the mreC gene encoding rod shape-determining protein MreC — protein sequence MSFFKKYKNRMIVAVVTIILIVIIGMTSSERIKLTGIEKSIGNILSPVQKFFFNIGKSISDAFSTIGNIGKIKEENEKLKNEIAKLEDQNRKYEDIISKTDFLRNEYKLKEGTKHNLISAQIIGKEPENWFDKFTIDKGTKDGVKKGDTVIQGVEVEQNVVQEGIIGRVADVGDNWAKVISIIDEGSNISFKIIRTQDGGILSGNVDNEIKGYLFDSKADVMKGDKLFTSGLGGVYVKDLYIGEISDVVKKEEDLMKRISVSPAVDFKKIYKVYIISNN from the coding sequence ATGTCGTTTTTTAAAAAATATAAAAATAGAATGATAGTAGCTGTAGTTACTATCATTCTCATTGTTATTATTGGTATGACTAGTAGTGAACGAATTAAATTAACAGGGATAGAAAAAAGCATTGGAAATATACTATCTCCAGTACAAAAGTTTTTTTTCAATATAGGTAAATCTATTTCTGATGCTTTTAGTACTATAGGTAATATAGGAAAAATAAAAGAAGAAAATGAAAAATTAAAAAATGAAATAGCGAAGTTAGAAGATCAAAATAGAAAATATGAAGATATTATTTCTAAAACTGATTTTTTGAGAAATGAATACAAACTTAAAGAGGGTACAAAACATAATTTGATTTCTGCTCAGATTATTGGCAAGGAACCAGAAAATTGGTTTGATAAGTTCACAATAGATAAGGGTACAAAGGATGGAGTAAAAAAAGGTGATACGGTTATACAAGGAGTGGAAGTTGAACAAAATGTAGTTCAAGAAGGCATTATAGGTAGGGTAGCAGATGTAGGAGATAACTGGGCAAAGGTTATTTCAATAATAGATGAAGGTAGCAATATATCTTTTAAAATTATTAGAACACAAGATGGTGGTATTTTGTCTGGAAATGTAGACAATGAAATAAAGGGTTATTTATTTGATAGCAAGGCAGATGTCATGAAGGGAGACAAGCTTTTTACTTCAGGACTAGGTGGAGTTTATGTAAAAGACCTTTATATAGGTGAAATAAGTGATGTAGTAAAAAAAGAAGAAGATTTAATGAAAAGAATATCAGTTTCACCAGCAGTTGACTTTAAAAAGATTTATAAAGTATATATTATTTCCAATAATTAA
- the mreD gene encoding rod shape-determining protein MreD — MQGLIMFIIVVINFILQSTVFQYTRIFGVMPNTALIIVVCIAILKGKHIGGVIGLLAGFIQDIMFSQTIGPNALVLFFIGYLVGMTDQKLYKDSLFIPFIITAISTLAYHGLYYVLMFFLGTNIRFTYFFKRIVLIEILYNSILAIPIYKWFSKIFTVPSIRFGKR; from the coding sequence TTGCAAGGTTTAATTATGTTTATTATAGTTGTGATAAATTTTATATTACAGAGTACAGTATTTCAGTATACAAGAATATTTGGTGTTATGCCAAATACTGCATTAATAATAGTGGTATGTATAGCGATATTGAAAGGCAAACATATTGGTGGTGTAATAGGTCTATTAGCTGGTTTTATACAAGATATTATGTTTAGTCAGACTATAGGGCCTAATGCATTAGTACTTTTTTTTATTGGCTATCTAGTAGGTATGACAGATCAAAAGTTATATAAAGATAGTTTATTTATTCCATTTATTATTACTGCAATATCTACCTTAGCTTATCATGGCTTATATTATGTTTTAATGTTTTTTTTAGGTACGAATATTAGATTTACTTACTTTTTTAAAAGAATAGTATTGATTGAAATACTATATAATAGTATTTTAGCTATTCCCATTTATAAATGGTTTTCAAAAATATTTACCGTTCCTTCCATTCGTTTTGGTAAGAGATAG
- a CDS encoding penicillin-binding transpeptidase domain-containing protein, which translates to MKFLKKLKNRYNIIMLFLSLMFIVLSFRLATLTIVEGDKYRELSDTKRVKEIAITPPRGEIRDRYGRLLAGNKPSFTVQILKDELNIKDKKEKNKVILELVKLLEEDGVVYIDEFPIKLNTFHYVNESKLEIENVDPVDEIIDVIINNDLLAELLDTYYLGQREGHFLFLTANKAIHALESKGIDIPISTSLNGESVVYTFYENMDIEKWKEENSLPSEIEPKRAIINLINNDKSVIRKLIDHPISRELTYNMLNEKGLINNIKMEDFSLEFEEEYVKQKKHLMKNFNGVTMESSAKDDFVNIVLDTAISDLLESIIEKTGKDGKVIKKIIPGEVLINLIEEKGEECLVTFNVDEKNKVTYKFKENKSSNVQSPIKYLIDKGKKTKAINEMILNKDIISKAQEILLSNGVNPKISIADLDNIEYVSINNKNEWYSRFKIPEKHNVEEAFNDLRKSYKISDDLSVYEVRSMLLIYEQLSKQGYRAYQPINIAYGIKDKTVAKIEEGGMDLPGVSVSIEPVRYYPMGSTAAHILGYLGKISQTNEIDKYVKEKKYSPNDIIGKTGVEEKFEDQLKGEEGIKKVEVDVFGNTINVLDEEKATPGNNLYLTIDAKLQQVAEESLKYSLEQIQKGGTYESKWGNYKYGTNRKKGRPYVNATSGAVVAIDVKTGEVLALANYPAYDPNLFATGISSADWASLFPENEDDPLAPRPLYNISIQTAIQPGSTYKMITGLAALEKGLSPNKTIRDMGYVDIGNKRFGCWLWNSHRGTHGPENIYDALRDSCNYYFYSVVMGKNPRTGENLGMKVNIEDIVALSKEFGLNDKTGIEINIPNETHGGVPDPAVKIASTKALLKRYLKQNIKNYIKEDVKITDKQLTKNIEEIVSWIDLEEVLTRGEVIRRLDKMGIDPEKKVNGERQGLADRIKYDYLNQAKWNIVDTLNISIGQGENSYTPIQMANYVATLANGGYRHKVSVVDNIKNYDNTMVLQDIENKGERIELNNYDNLDHVKIGMRKVVSEGTARSIFPNFPVSVAAKTGTAQKSGINPATGDTYDDFAWFVAFAPYEEPEIAVAVVLFQGGSGGYAGPIAREVIAEYLGLNKEEQIEKLPFTTELDR; encoded by the coding sequence GTGAAATTTTTAAAGAAATTAAAAAACAGATACAATATTATAATGCTATTTCTTTCTCTAATGTTTATAGTGCTTTCGTTTAGGTTGGCAACTCTTACTATAGTAGAAGGAGATAAATATAGGGAATTATCTGATACAAAAAGGGTAAAGGAAATTGCTATCACACCTCCTAGAGGAGAAATAAGAGATAGATATGGGAGATTATTAGCTGGCAATAAGCCAAGTTTTACTGTACAAATTTTAAAAGATGAATTAAATATAAAAGATAAAAAGGAAAAAAATAAAGTTATTTTAGAATTAGTAAAGTTGCTTGAAGAAGATGGTGTAGTTTATATAGATGAATTCCCTATAAAATTAAACACATTTCATTATGTTAATGAAAGTAAACTTGAAATAGAAAATGTTGATCCTGTAGATGAAATTATTGATGTAATTATTAATAACGATTTATTAGCTGAATTATTAGACACATACTATTTAGGACAAAGAGAAGGACATTTTTTGTTTTTAACAGCAAATAAAGCTATACATGCCTTAGAAAGTAAAGGAATAGATATACCTATATCTACTTCATTAAACGGGGAAAGTGTGGTTTATACTTTTTATGAAAATATGGATATTGAAAAATGGAAAGAAGAGAATAGTTTACCTTCTGAGATAGAACCAAAGAGGGCTATAATAAATCTTATAAATAATGACAAAAGTGTTATTAGAAAGCTTATAGACCATCCTATTTCTAGAGAGTTGACTTATAATATGCTAAATGAGAAAGGACTTATTAACAACATTAAGATGGAAGACTTTTCTCTTGAATTTGAAGAAGAATATGTTAAACAGAAAAAACATCTAATGAAAAACTTTAATGGAGTAACGATGGAATCTAGTGCAAAAGATGATTTTGTAAACATTGTATTAGATACTGCTATTAGTGATTTGTTAGAAAGTATTATAGAAAAAACAGGTAAGGACGGCAAGGTAATTAAAAAGATTATACCTGGTGAGGTATTAATTAATTTAATAGAAGAAAAAGGAGAAGAATGTTTAGTTACTTTTAATGTAGATGAAAAAAATAAAGTTACTTATAAATTTAAGGAAAATAAATCCTCCAATGTACAAAGCCCTATTAAGTATCTTATTGATAAAGGTAAAAAAACTAAAGCTATAAATGAAATGATACTTAATAAAGATATTATATCTAAAGCACAAGAGATCTTGTTAAGCAATGGTGTAAATCCAAAAATATCTATTGCTGATTTGGATAATATAGAGTATGTTTCTATAAATAATAAAAATGAATGGTATAGTAGATTTAAAATACCAGAGAAACATAATGTAGAGGAAGCATTTAATGATCTTAGGAAATCATATAAAATAAGTGATGATTTAAGTGTATATGAAGTTAGAAGTATGCTGCTTATTTATGAGCAACTAAGTAAGCAAGGTTATAGAGCTTATCAACCTATAAATATAGCTTATGGTATAAAAGATAAGACAGTAGCTAAAATTGAAGAGGGTGGTATGGACTTACCTGGAGTAAGTGTTTCTATAGAACCTGTCAGATATTATCCTATGGGTTCTACAGCAGCTCATATATTAGGTTACCTGGGGAAAATATCTCAGACTAATGAAATTGATAAATATGTAAAAGAAAAAAAATATTCTCCAAATGATATTATTGGTAAAACAGGTGTTGAAGAAAAGTTTGAAGATCAATTAAAGGGTGAAGAAGGTATCAAGAAAGTTGAAGTTGATGTGTTTGGAAACACTATTAATGTATTAGATGAAGAAAAAGCTACGCCTGGAAATAATTTATATTTAACAATAGATGCAAAACTTCAGCAAGTAGCTGAGGAATCTTTGAAATATAGTCTTGAACAAATACAAAAAGGTGGAACATATGAGAGCAAGTGGGGTAATTATAAATATGGCACAAATAGAAAAAAAGGAAGACCATATGTAAATGCTACTTCAGGTGCAGTTGTTGCTATAGATGTAAAAACTGGAGAAGTGTTAGCTCTTGCTAATTATCCAGCATATGATCCAAATTTATTTGCAACAGGTATATCTAGTGCAGATTGGGCCAGCCTTTTTCCAGAAAATGAAGATGATCCACTAGCACCTAGACCTCTTTACAATATATCCATACAAACAGCGATACAACCTGGTTCAACGTATAAGATGATAACTGGTTTAGCTGCTTTAGAAAAAGGTTTAAGTCCAAATAAAACTATTAGGGACATGGGCTATGTTGATATTGGAAATAAAAGGTTTGGCTGTTGGTTATGGAATAGCCATAGAGGGACCCATGGTCCTGAAAATATCTATGATGCTTTGAGAGATTCATGTAACTATTACTTTTATTCTGTTGTAATGGGAAAAAATCCTCGTACAGGGGAAAACTTAGGAATGAAGGTAAATATAGAAGATATAGTTGCTTTATCAAAAGAATTTGGATTAAACGATAAAACTGGTATTGAAATAAATATTCCAAATGAAACACATGGAGGAGTTCCAGATCCAGCAGTAAAGATTGCTTCAACAAAAGCATTATTAAAGAGATATTTAAAACAAAATATCAAGAATTATATAAAAGAAGATGTTAAGATTACAGACAAACAACTTACAAAGAATATTGAGGAGATTGTAAGTTGGATTGATTTAGAAGAGGTTTTAACTAGGGGAGAAGTTATTAGAAGATTAGATAAGATGGGAATCGACCCAGAAAAGAAAGTCAATGGAGAAAGACAAGGATTAGCAGATAGGATAAAATATGACTATTTGAATCAAGCAAAATGGAATATAGTAGATACACTTAATATTTCTATAGGGCAAGGGGAAAATTCCTATACTCCTATACAGATGGCAAACTATGTTGCTACTTTGGCTAATGGTGGTTATAGACACAAAGTGAGTGTAGTTGATAATATTAAAAATTATGATAATACTATGGTTTTACAAGATATTGAAAATAAAGGAGAAAGAATTGAACTTAATAATTATGATAATTTGGATCATGTAAAGATCGGTATGAGAAAAGTAGTTAGTGAGGGTACAGCTAGAAGTATTTTTCCAAACTTTCCTGTTTCAGTAGCGGCAAAGACTGGAACTGCACAAAAGAGTGGAATCAATCCAGCTACTGGAGATACTTATGATGATTTTGCTTGGTTTGTAGCCTTTGCACCATATGAAGAACCAGAAATAGCTGTGGCTGTCGTACTGTTTCAAGGTGGAAGTGGAGGTTATGCGGGGCCTATAGCTAGAGAAGTGATAGCAGAATATTTAGGGCTAAATAAGGAAGAACAAATAGAGAAATTGCCTTTTACAACTGAATTGGACAGGTAA